The Fundulus heteroclitus isolate FHET01 unplaced genomic scaffold, MU-UCD_Fhet_4.1 scaffold_598, whole genome shotgun sequence genomic interval TAGGTGATGATGTTGAGAACGCCTGCCCTCGAAGTTCTTTAATAGTAGCATCCAAGAGCTCCTGCCAATTCTTGTGCACTGTTCCATCCTGAAAGGTCGGCATGGAGGTGGTAGCTGTTCCACAGAAGACAGTCTTTCTGAGCTCAGCTTCATCAACACAGGGCCCAGAACTCGGCTCCTCTGGCCATTTGTCAGGACTGTCGTGCAGAAAGCTAGGCCCGTTAGACCAACGATTTGGGACCTTCAGCTCGGTCAGGGTCTTTCCCCTGGTCAAGTCATCTGCTGGATTACTCTCAGAGTTTACATAGCGCCAAGTACAATTTTCTGTTAACTCCTGTATCTCAGCTATCCTAGCTCCTACAAAAACTTTATAGCGGCAGGACTGTGAGCTCAACCAGGTGAGGACAGTTGTCGAGTCAGACCATAAAACTATCCTTCTGATAGATGAGGTAAGTTCTTTCTTCAGGATGCTGGCCAGCTGGGCTGCCACCAAAGCTCCACACAGCTCTAGGCGGGGAATAGAGAGGGTACGTTTTGGGGCTACACGGGAGCGAGCTAGGATGAACGTGAGGTGAACCTGACCGGTGCAGTCTTCAGTCCTCAGATATGCAACGGCTCCATAAGCTTTCTCCGAGGCATCTGCGAAGATGTGTACTTCGCGGGTAGCCTCCTTTAAGCTGGCATCAGCAGGTACATAAGCGCGTGGAAGAGTAAGGTGAGGTAGAAACTGGAGCTCCGCCTCCCAATCCAACCAAGCTTGAAGGAGTGTAGATGGGAGGTTTGAGTCATCCCAACCGTGCTTCTTATCCCACAGCTGTCTGAGTAGGAGCTTCGCTCGAGTGGTAAAGGGTAACAGATAGCCTAAAGGGTCATACTGTGAGGCTAGAACCCTATAGATATTTCGAAGAGTTGGCATCTCATAAGACACAGGCCTGTGTTTATAGCCTAGGGAGTCTGTATTCCAATTCCAGCTGAGTCCAAGTGTTGTCTCTAAAGGGTTGGATTTGTCTTCTGCCAACCACAGATCCAGGCTTTGTGATCTAGCTTCAGGAGGCAAATGACTCAGAACGCTTGGGTCATTGGAAGCCCACTGTCGTAACTCAAAGCCAGCAGATTTTAGTAAGTCTCTCAGGCGATCCACCAGGGCTTTGGCTTCCTCTGGTGAGGCAACACTCTGTAGGCAGTTATCCACGTAGAAACACTTCTCAATGGAAAATCTAAGGCTGTCATCAGGCTGAGTATTTTCCATCACGTGGCGCTGCAAAGCGAATGTTGCACAGCAGGGACTTGAGGTGGTCCCAAACGGCAGGACCTGCCACTCATAGGTTTTGGGAGGCTCGTCCACCTTGAGATCCCGCCATAGGAACCTCAGTACGGGGCGATCTTCTGGGAGGAGAAGAACTTGATGGAACATCCCCTTTATGTCTCCACTCACAGCGATGGGATACTCACGAAATCTGACTAGCACTCCTAGTAGGTGGGCCCCAAGGGTAGGGCCAGGCAGAAGAAACTGATTCAGGGACTGTCCAAGGTATTTGTGGGAGCAGTTAAAGACTAAACGATTCTTCCCATTATGACTAACGAGATGATGAGGGATGTACCAGCTCTCCTTTGACAAAGGGTTGTTTTCAACCTCCTTTACAGCTCCTGTTTGAATCAGCTTCTGCATTTCAGCTCTGTAGGCATCAGCCTGATTGGGATCCTTCAAAAGGCGTCTCTCTATGCTTCGAAGCATAGGCATAACAGATTCCCTGGGTGCTTTCAATGGTGGCATATGTGTATGGCGGAGGAGAGGTGTAGCATACCTTAGGACTCCATCTACCATTATGCGATCTGTTTTAGCCTCAAGCAAAGCCACAGCCTGCTGATCCTGCTTTGATCGTGTCACTTCCTTTTCAGATCTGTAAGGTATGGCATCCACCTGCCAGAGCCGCTCTACGTGCTTAAATAACTCATCTGCTTGAGAGGATGTATACAGGCATAAGGCAGGCTGAGTCGGCCGCCCCATGAACAGACTTGGCCCCTGTAGGGTCCACCCCATCCGGGTGTGGACAGCTGCTGGGCTGCCAGGCGGGCCCAGCCGAACTGGTTCTATAGGAGTTATCAGATGTGGCTGGTCTGATCCGATAAGGAGCAGTGGCTTTGCTTGCTTTAAGGCAGGCACTGGTATCCCTTGCAGGTGCTTATACTTCCTTTGTAGCTGATCAACAGGATATGTATGGTGAGCTAGGTTAAGAGGATCAGCTGTGAATGCTCCATCGATCTTGTAGAGGGACCCAGGATTGGTAGCGGCAGCGACACTGAAGGATACTGTATGGCCGTGAAGCATCTGAATGTCTTGGCGGACGGTACGTAGGGGAAGGTCTTCAGGGATGCCTGTCAGACCAAGGGTTTTAGCAGCAGCCGGGAGCAACATGGTTCTCTCTGAACCATCGTCAAGTATCGCAAAGGTGTCTAGAGTTCGTTTCCCATGCCTCAGAAGCACGGGTACTATCTTTAGCAGAACACGATTGCTGGCCCCATGCCGATCCAGGTAAAGGGAACCCGACGCTGAATTGGTAAGGCAACTTTCTTCCCTTCCAGCCATGCCAGTATTGCTTCTCTCAGTTCGTGCATTTATCTCGTGAAGGGCCAGTAGGTGTTTTCCCTGGCAGAGACTGCAGGGTTTTTTCAGTGTACACTGAGCTGCTAGATGCTTTCGGGCGCAACGCCAGCATCGTTTGTTGACTTGGATCCAGTCCTTTATTTCTTCCTTGGAGAGCTTAGCTACATCATTACACTGACTGAAATAATGTTCTGTGCTCTCACAGTAGGCACAATAAGCTTTGCCTTTCGCCTGCCCTCCAGCTTGACTCTCCTTTGGTGGCAGGAAAGTGTGTTTTGAGGGTCCCTTTGCATTATGTAGGACAGTTACAGTCTGTTTGGTGGAACGGGCATCAGCTCTCACACTGGTTCTTTCTCTAAAACCCTTTCCACCAACTTGGCTATCAAACCCCTGACACCATGACTCATGACGAAGCCATTCAGATAAGTCATACAGGGTGTAGATCCCCCCAGGCTGCTTGAACTGGTGTCGACGAAAGTCAGCTCTTTGTTCTGGAGGGAGCTTGCTTATTAGCCGGGCAACATGGGAGCCACAGTTCAGTTCCACTTCTCCTTCAGTCCCCAATGTCTGTAGCAGCCCAACGAGTGACTGCACCTGGAGAGAGAACCTTTGGAAGGCTCCTGTATCACCTCGTCTTATTTCTGGACCATCTAGGACACTTGCAATTTTCTTTAGAGCAAGCTGATGAGGTTGTCCAAATTTATCATGGAGGGCTGCCATAGTCTCAGTATACGGTCGGGGTGAGTTCAGGTACGCATCAGCAATAAGCCTAGCCTCATCAAGCTTAAGATGGTCGACAAGTATCTGATACTTGAAGAGCTCAGTTGTATTAGGAGGGAGCAGGTTCTCCAGAGCCATTCGGAGCCTGGCAAATTCAGAaggatctgaatgaatgaacttTGGAATTGTTGGTTTGGGCCCCCTATATATTAACTCAGGGGAAAAGGGCATGTTTGGGTTATTTTGGTCTGACATCTCACCCACCGTCCCTTTAACTGGAGAGGAGGGGTTGGCTGGAACTGGTTTCCTTTGTAACAACCCTCTATCGTTTGGTTCCCAACCCGTGTTTCGCCCAGGATGTTGTGGTGGGGAACGAAACATGTCTGCTTTAGGATCCTGATACTGCGGAAGGCATGAAGGATTAGAAAGCTTACCAGGGAGAGTTTCTGCATTAAAGGGAGGGCGGTATTGTAAGCCTTCATCGGAATATTGTTCTTCAAGCTTTAAGTTGGAGAATCCTGCTGGCAggtcttcttctggttcaggccACGGTGGTGGGTCAGGCCACCCTTCCTCATCTTCCTTTAACGGCTCTGTATCAGTTGTGGGTCTGTATGCCCCTTCCGAACTGCTTGTAGGGGGCTGATGAGTATTATGTTGTGAGGCAGTAAGCTGAGCCATATCCTTCCTCAGTGAGTAGGCAGCCTCAATCAATGCTTTAATATCACTCCTTGCTTCACTTAGTTCTCTAAGACCCTCCTGTAATCCTTGCTGTGCTTGCTGAAGCTTCTCTCTTTCTGCCTGCAGAGCTCTAAAGTCTGTATGAAGTGGTGGGATGGAGGGTCCCAGATGATTGGAGAAGGGGGTGTACTCATGTGATAAATCGCTGAAGTTCCAATCCTGCCGACTTCTCTCCAGCAGAGGACTGTTATAGTAGGCCACATTTCTATCACTATAAAAGGGAAACGTGCTGCTGTACTGAGGCTGAACTCCCATACTTCTCGGGAGAGGCTGTGGGCTGTCCCGGTGATACGTTTCCATAAAGGGATGACCTGTATAGTCAACTTCATAGTCATCAAACCGGCTCGGTCGGCGTGTTTGCCGTTTAGGTCTGACATCAGGAGGCTTCATTCCATCTGATTCCATCTTGAGAACTGTctccggctcgaaggaccaaaTGTTAGGGGGTAATAGGATAGAGGCTGGTtcttttaaggttttaacaGCCAACAAGATGGTGTATCGGTCAGGATACAGGTAATAGGGTAATGAGGCTCGCACTCCTTTAACTGTTGCCGTCAGCAGGGTTTATTCCACTTCAATACTCAGTGTTGCCAACAGTCTGCAATAACATATGAATTGCCATTAGGCCAAATATGTATTGCAACAGTAGAAGTTTAAACCAAATAAACTTAAACATATCCAAAAAAGGCAAACTTAAACATCAATCTGTGGAAATACATTTCCCCAGCATATTAGATATAATTCTAATTATGTAAATATAGCATCACTTGGCTTAAATACTGCAGGAACTCAAAGTGAGCACAGTTTCAATGAAACATAATAAACAGACGTTTTCTAGCTCAAATTATAATGAGTAGCTTTTGGCGCCATCATgtggtcaaataaataaactacgCCATGGCGTCAGCCGGCAGCACGCCCGATCACAACATGCACACATGACGCACAACCCCGACGCAGCGCACACGCAGCGAAAATCCAAACCGTAAGTAAACAGTTTTAACATAAACTTATGAAGACCAACGAAACTGTTAGGTGTAAAATACTTCTGTGTGTAATCAACAAACCAAGCACCGAATGTGGTAACTTACGTTCATTCATTAACTTAACACTCGGAGCATCGATAGTTCTAACTGCAAACAGCCGACATGCTATGAAGTTAACCGGAAGTAGCAGATAGCGCCCTGAACTTACACCTACGTCACTTCCTGATAGCAGCCGAACCAACATCATAAACAAAGAATGTCTGAGCCTTTTATACAGTGATAGTGAAACCATTGCAGCACATTGATGAAAGGAACCGTTTCACGAATTTGGCCTCATAACTCAGACCAAACATGAATGGCGGAGAACAAGGTCATGTTGGAGCTGTTGTGGGAAAACCAACTGCAGACAGATTTaagtacatctaaaaaaaaaacatgaatatcaTGACAAAGTTCATTATTATCTGTCACTCGTTTCAGAAAGTTGGGGTGACAAAAATATCAacctttttcacgatattcgaACCCTTTCAGATGTAGCTGTAGAGTTAGACAGCTGCCACTGATGGGTTGTCTGGATGTTTTTGGCAACATTACTGCCGGGCAGATTATTCATGTGCAGAAAAATTAGACTTGCACAAAAAATGCATGAGTGGTGAGTATAAAGTCGGCTATTTTGGAGGCCCAGTAGCTGGGAATTAAGGAGCCGACACATGCTAATGCATATCAGAGCCACAACGCTGAAATGAGATCTAAAATGAATGCTTTCAGAAGCTCCAACGCTTTGAATTACAGTTTTTGTCACAAGTGGTTCTTTATAATTTGGTGAATTAAATGCTAATTGTTTCTTGCTAAGAGAGCTGTGAAATCCCTCCACAGGGTGCCAGTTTTCTTCTGActaatccaaaaaaggttaaaaaaaaaataaaacaactggacttctattctgaatctGAAGACTGGAAGTccacttgttttcttttttgacctttttggattgatcatgacctggatgactgagaatctacaTTCTCCTCTGTGGGTGAATCCGCCACAGAAATCTTCCCTTTATGATCTGAAACTTGGGAATGAGACTCTGTCACCATGTTTCTGTTTAGTGGCCTTATTGTTACTAATTTATGCACAAGATTGGCGTTAGAAAacataatataatttattaagCAACTATCGGCTGCCTTCACACTCTTTTCTTTCAAACTtctccttttaaaaaacaataactttctCCACTTGGTTCAGTGACATGAACATTACTCATAATCATGAGCACCACGCCTGAATGCAATTGAAAAATAAGTTATTAAAAGAGCGATAGATTCACTTTAATGCAGTGGGAACAGTGAACATCGCGTTTTAAAGACTTGTCTCCATttcttagacaaaaaaaaagaaaacaagcccCAGAGGTTAGGCGGTTGGGTCCCCAGCAGGAAGCCATTATGTCAAAGACATGAGAGAAACACCTGTTTGCATGCGCTTTGTTTCACACCTTGTTGAGCTCGTTCCTCAGGAGGTTCCAGTGCTCGGCGTAGGTTTTGCGGAGCTGTTGTTTGTCTCTGATGAGAAGAGTCAGCTTGCTGATAGGCCCATCCAGGAGATCCTCAGAGTGCCGCCTCATCACCTGACTGAGGGACTCCGTCTGCGAGACCAACACTCCCCACGACTGACACGCAGTGGTGGGGGTAAAACCTTTAGGGATTGCCTTTTCAGGATGAAACAAGCttacaaaaaaagggaaagcaACAACAAGCATTGCTCCGCTTCCACTTTCATGAACTGAAGCTATTTAACATCTAAGTGCCATTAATACCAAACTCTGTGAGGCTACATCCCCATTTCGGTGCACTTTTAGCAGAATGTCgaaacagattttaaataaaccaagTAGTCATCAGATATTCTGAAAGCCATGTAGATGAAAAATTCAAAGGCCTTCGCAAGACTAGTGATGGCATTGCAAAATAAGTGCAATCGGatgtaaaacaaatgaacattaaaataaagagGCAACTGGAAGAAACAGGTcacttaataaaaacaacacatatgCCTCATTTGACAAATTTAGTCATTGTTTTGTACGTGACACAGAAAACAACTTCTAATGTAAactaagagttttttttttatctttttgacaACTTTACATTGACAGGATAACATGCACTCAACCCGAAGAAGAGCGGACCTCACCTTGTTCAGCTGACTTATGTAATCCAGCCCCGAGCTGATCTGAGGCCGGTCCATCTTCTCGGCCATCGCCGTCATTTGGTGGAGCTGCACTGAAAACTCGCGCTCGCTCTTCGCCCGCTGACCCATCCACTTCTTCATGACCTCCATCAGGTGAAGCTCAGAATCCAACAGCCTCATGACGGCTGCGTGCGCCTGTGGACACCGGAGATCCTCGCCGAAACCCATCTCTGGACGGATGCCGCCTCTGCCCGGGACTCTGCGTTCGTCGGCAGTGAACCCCAGCAGCCCGTTCTCATGGGGGAAGCAGCTGCTCTAATGACCAGCAgcgtctctctccctctcttcctcTCGCTCTGCGGCCATgcagacgtttcacttccctgTGAGCAAGAAAGAAATCTACAGCGGTTCAAGTGAGGCAGCACTTCCTCATGTATTTTAATGCGGTTCTACTTTCAATTTGCCAACAACTTTGGTCGCACAGCACCTCCTAAACTCCATGGTGTGACTGCGTGCGTCCCAGACACACCTTCCTTTTACTCCGGCGgatgaaaacaaactgaaatgcagaaataaaacgGGCCGAATACTGAACCGTGGCAGACTACTGAGCTGAAGTCATGTTCCTTATCTACATAATTTATCAGGTCTAATCATCTGCTGCTTTGTGCAAAGCAAACACGAGCAGCGGCAGTTTACTACATGAAATAAAAACGCTCGTCATCAGTGAAGCTTTAGGTCTCTCTTACTATTTAGAGTTCCTGTAACTAAACGCTGAACATCTTCGAGCATCCCTCCATCTCTGCTTTGGTGAGCTCCGCATTACAAATTGTTTACATTGATCACAACATTAGAAACGGCATCATCTGTAAAATTCCCCCGAGGATGgtctattttaataaatgtgtgccACGCCGTAACCAAAATAAATTCATTATTtgacataaaacatacaattcAAAACTAGACAGATTGATGACTCCACTTTCTTTTTGTTGCTTCTctgttttacagtaaaaacattggTGCAACATGTGTTTATTACACACAAACTACACTGTGATTGCATTCTTACATTAAAAAGGAAGCAGGAAACTTTCGGTCTGACAACCTCTAAAAAAACAGTCAACATGAAACAGGTGAACTCAACATTTAGTGAATTCCAGGAACTGAAGGAATAAGGTAAATAATGAGCTTTAGGTTGCATTAACACAGGAAGGCTTCTAAGGAAACAGGAAAGCACTTCTA includes:
- the LOC118561283 gene encoding tyrosine-protein kinase Fes/Fps-like, whose protein sequence is MGFGEDLRCPQAHAAVMRLLDSELHLMEVMKKWMGQRAKSEREFSVQLHQMTAMAEKMDRPQISSGLDYISQLNKSWGVLVSQTESLSQVMRRHSEDLLDGPISKLTLLIRDKQQLRKTYAEHWNLLRNELNKV